In Halorhabdus tiamatea SARL4B, a genomic segment contains:
- a CDS encoding DUF7346 family protein, whose amino-acid sequence MRTVKDGSGTPYLLVKRSGEEWLVRDPDTGQETYRPATDFELLEERSPLAVTATAVPESVRAVLTAVRTEQSLGLLVALDRHGPLSVRALLDRFEFCESDLHGHLAEFRAAGLIEERRVAGERGYAATEVASEAVATLTDD is encoded by the coding sequence ATGCGCACAGTCAAAGACGGGTCCGGGACGCCCTATCTGCTCGTCAAGCGCTCGGGCGAGGAGTGGCTCGTCCGGGATCCGGACACCGGACAGGAGACGTATCGACCGGCGACCGACTTCGAACTCCTCGAGGAGCGTTCACCGCTTGCGGTAACCGCTACCGCCGTCCCGGAATCGGTCCGAGCCGTACTGACTGCCGTCCGGACTGAGCAGTCGTTGGGCCTGCTCGTTGCACTCGACCGGCACGGACCACTCTCCGTCCGTGCGCTGCTCGACCGCTTCGAGTTCTGCGAGAGTGACCTCCACGGCCACCTCGCGGAGTTCCGCGCGGCCGGTCTCATCGAAGAGCGACGGGTCGCCGGGGAGCGAGGATACGCGGCGACTGAGGTCGCCAGCGAGGCGGTCGCGACCCTGACCGACGATTAA
- a CDS encoding DUF7322 domain-containing protein: MSASDPFDGIFEEDAGENDDLIPAVDIPEPDPSEGNLDSDAVKLFVRLVVVFNVALFGVAVGPMFLYFEGDVWTGGALLVVGVLAGSYGLLRYWQFARDREETGE; encoded by the coding sequence GTGTCCGCCAGCGATCCGTTCGACGGGATTTTCGAGGAAGACGCCGGCGAGAACGACGACCTGATCCCGGCGGTCGACATCCCCGAACCCGATCCGTCCGAGGGGAATCTGGATTCGGACGCCGTCAAACTCTTCGTGCGCCTCGTCGTCGTGTTCAACGTGGCCCTCTTCGGCGTTGCCGTCGGCCCGATGTTCCTGTACTTCGAAGGTGATGTCTGGACTGGCGGGGCTCTCCTCGTCGTCGGGGTGCTCGCTGGGAGCTATGGACTGCTCCGCTACTGGCAGTTCGCCCGTGATCGCGAGGAGACTGGTGAGTAA
- a CDS encoding DUF7331 family protein has translation MTYQFTVAMSNPANGSRSERATTDRSPEQPATADTIERYQTEDGTVIYDAANPMAWIYSDDAVDLPGQR, from the coding sequence ATGACATACCAATTCACGGTAGCAATGTCGAATCCCGCCAACGGCAGTCGGAGCGAGCGTGCGACGACCGACCGGTCGCCGGAGCAACCGGCGACGGCAGACACGATCGAGCGATACCAGACCGAGGACGGGACAGTCATCTACGACGCGGCGAATCCGATGGCGTGGATCTACAGCGACGACGCCGTCGACCTTCCCGGACAGCGGTAA